One window of Medicago truncatula cultivar Jemalong A17 chromosome 2, MtrunA17r5.0-ANR, whole genome shotgun sequence genomic DNA carries:
- the LOC11419118 gene encoding uncharacterized protein has translation MSSFVWFPSCFRRVGSRLPYATTWTVLLIVTVVLTSLAPGVAFMFAVSQSSKPCHHHEFVRIPFDSPTEMVCLPEHVVVSTSHFDFFLPTLFAALVVFTSTCLLRSVLSE, from the coding sequence ATGTCTAGTTTTGTTTGGTTCCCTTCATGTTTCCGACGAGTCGGGTCCAGACTGCCTTATGCAACCACATGGACCGTTCTTTTGATCGTTACCGTGGTGTTGACGTCGTTGGCACCCGGTGTGGCCTTTATGTTTGCAGTATCTCAATCATCAAAGCCTTGTCATCATCATGAATTTGTGAGGATTCCTTTTGATTCTCCGACGGAGATGGTTTGCTTGCCGGAACATGTGGTGGTTAGCACCTCCCACTTTGATTTCTTCTTGCCCACGTTGTTTGCTGCTTTGGTTGTTTTTACTTCAACTTGCTTGCTTCGTTCTGTGCTATCTGAATGA
- the LOC11420132 gene encoding UDP-glucuronic acid decarboxylase 6, with product MAANSSNGDQHNGDQQTTTKQPPLPSPLRFSKFFQSNMRILVTGGAGFIGSHLVDRLMENEKNEVIVADNYFTGCKDNLKKWIGHPRFELIRHDVTETLLVEVDRIYHLACPASPIFYKYNPVKTIKTNVIGTLNMLGLAKRVGARILLTSTSEVYGDPLIHPQPETYWGNVNPIGVRSCYDEGKRVAETLMFDYHRQHGLEIRIARIFNTYGPRMNIDDGRVVSNFIAQAIRGEPLTVQLPGTQTRSFCYVSDMVDGLIRLMEGENTGPINIGNPGEFTMTELAENVKELINPAVEIKMVENTPDDPRQRKPDITKATELLGWEPKVKLRDGLPLMEEDFRLRLGVPRKN from the exons ATGGCGGCGAATTCGTCTAATGGAGATCAACATAATGGAGATCAACAGACAACAACAAAGCAGCCTCCCCTGCCATCTCCATTGCGATTTTCCAAATTCTTTCAG TCCAATATGAGAATTTTGGTGACCGGAGGAGCTGGTTTTATTGGTTCTCACCTTGTTGACAGATTGATGGAAAATGAGAAAAACGAG GTAATTGTAGCTGATAATTACTTCACTGGATGTAAAGACAACCTTAAAAAATGGATTGGTCATCCGAGATTTGAGCTAATTCGCCACG ATGTGACAGAGACACTGTTGGTTGAGGTTGATCGGATCTACCATCTTGCCTGCCCTGCTTCTCCAATCTTCTACAAATACAATCCTGTAAAG ACAATAAAGACTAATGTAATTGGAACACTGAACATGCTTGGGCTTGCAAAGCGAGTTGGAGCAAG GATTTTGCTTACATCTACTTCAGAAGTATATGGAGACCCTCTTATCCATCCACAACCAGAAACTTATTGGGGAAATGTCAATCCTATTG GAGTTCGGAGTTGCTATGATGAGGGCAAGCGTGTGGCAGAAACTTTGATGTTTGATTATCATAGGCAGCATGGACTAG AAATACGCATTGCCAGAATCTTCAACACATATGGACCACGCATGAATATCGATGATGGGCGTGTCGTCAGCAACTTTATTGCTCAGGCAATTCG TGGTGAACCCTTAACAGTCCAACTTCCAGGAACACAAACTCGCAGTTTCTGCTATGTCTCTGACATG GTTGATGGCCTTATTCGTCTCATGGAAGGAGAAAACACTGGTCCAATCAACATTGGGAACCCAG GCGAGTTTACTATGACTGAACTTGCTGAGAATGTGAAGGAG CTTATTAATCCAGCTGTGGAGATAAAGATGGTAGAGAACACCCCTGATGATCCTCGGCAAAGAAAACCTGATATAACAAAAGCAACAGAATTGCTTGGATGGGAACCAAAGGTCAAGTTGCGGGATGGCCTTCCTCTTATGGAAGAGGATTTCCGTCTAAGGCTTGGGGTTCCtagaaaaaactaa
- the LOC11412816 gene encoding small RNA-binding protein 11, chloroplastic, producing MSQRIGTKLFVSRLSFYTTQQQLESLFSPFGVLTEATLITDQNTQRPKGFGFVSYKSEIEAEKARKALNGRIVDGRLIFVEHAKPKDSS from the exons ATGTCTCAACGAATCGGGACAAAGCTATTTGTCAgca GATTATCGTTTTACACTACACAACAACAATTAGAGTCATTATTCTCGCCATTCGGAGTACTTACAGAAG CTACACTTATTACGGACCAAAATACTCAAAGGCCTAAAGGCTTTGGTTTTGTCTCGTATAAATCTGAAATTGAAGCTGAAAAGGCTCGGAAAGCGTTGAATGGAAGG ATAGTTGATGGAAGGTTGATTTTCGTTGAACATGCAAAACCGAAGGACTCATCATGA
- the LOC11418081 gene encoding probable histone H2A.1, which yields MDASTKTKKGAGGRKGGPRKKSVTRSTRAGLQFPVGRIGRYLKKGRYAQRVGTGAPVYLAAVLEYLAAEVLELAGNAARDNKKNRIIPRHVLLAVRNDEELGKLLAGVTIAHGGVLPNINPILLPKKNEKAATTTKSPSKATKSPKKA from the exons ATGGACGCAAGCACCAAGACGAAGAAGGGAGCTGGTGGAAGGAAAGGTGGTCCAAGGAAGAAGTCAGTGACAAGATCCACCAGAGCTGGTCTTCAATTTCCAGTCGGAAGAATCGGTCGTTACTTGAAGAAAGGAAGATACGCTCAGCGTGTTGGTACTGGTGCTCCTGTTTACTTAGCTGCTGTTCTTGAATATCTTGCTGCTGAG GTTCTTGAGTTGGCTGGAAATGCAGCACGTGACAACAAGAAGAACAGGATCATCCCTAGGCACGTGTTGTTGGCTGTGAGGAACGATGAAGAACTTGGAAAATTGTTAGCTGGTGTTACAATTGCACATGGAGGTGTTCTTCCAAACATCAACCCAATCCTTTTGCCTAAGAAGAACGAGAAGGCTGCAACTACTACCAAATCTCCATCCAAGGCTACCAAATCTCCAAAGAAAGCTTAG
- the LOC11417382 gene encoding probable histone H2A.2, which translates to MDASTKTKKGAGGRKGGGPRKKSVTRSIRAGLQFPVGRIGRYLKKGRYAQRVGTGAPVYLAAVLEYLAAEVLELAGNAARDNKKNRIIPRHVLLAVRNDEELGKLLAGVTIAHGGVLPNINPVLLPKKTERSNTVSKEPKSPKPKAGKSPKKA; encoded by the exons ATGGACGCAAGCACCAAGACGAAGAAAGGAGCTGGTGGAAGGAAAGGTGGAGGACCAAGGAAGAAGTCTGTGACCAGATCCATCAGAGCTGGTCTTCAATTTCCAGTTGGAAGAATCGGTCGGTACTTGAAGAAAGGAAGATACGCTCAGCGTGTTGGTACTGGTGCTCCTGTTTACCTCGCCGCTGTTCTTGAATATCTTGCTGCTGAG GTTCTTGAATTGGCTGGAAATGCGGCACGTGATAACAAGAAGAATAGGATAATTCCAAGGCACGTGTTGTTGGCAGTGAGGAATGATGAAGAGCTAGGAAAATTATTAGCTGGAGTTACAATTGCACATGGTGGTGTTCTTCCAAACATCAACCCTGTGCTTTTGCCTAAGAAGACTGAAAGGTCTAACACTGTTAGCAAGGAACCGAAGTCTCCCAAGCCTAAGGCTGGAAAATCTCCAAAGAAGGCTTAG
- the LOC11412817 gene encoding ACT domain-containing protein ACR9, with translation MMRVRGGDDDSVQIQLGNKPGDPFIITVNCPDKTGLACDICRFILHFGLCILKGDVSTDGVWCYIVLWVIPQSILLPRMSYSYLKDRLQAICPPCVASFYLVQKPTTSSPVYLLKFCCLDRKGLLHDVTKVLCELELTIQRVKVTTTPDGKVLDLFFVTDNMELLHTRKRQNETCERLNAVLGDSCIKCELQLAGPEYEHNQGISSLSPVLANELFQCELSDNDVRSQALSPDMKKLKKANAALDNSLSQAHTLLQIQCADHKGLLYDIMRTLKDMNFKISYGRFLPNVMGYRDLDIFIQQKDGKKILDPEKQNALCSRLKLEMLHPLRVTIADRGPDTELLVANPVELSGNGRPRVFYDVTFALKTLGICIFSAEVGRYLASEHEWEVYRFLLDENCEFQLTGVAARNQIVSRVRRTLMGW, from the exons ATGATGAGGGTACGTGGTGGCGATGACGACTCTGTACAAATTCAGCTAGGAAACAAACCCGGTGACCCTTTCATCATCACTGTCAATTGTCCCGACAAGACCGGTCTCGCTTGCGATATCTGCAGATTTATTCTTCACTTTGGTCTCTGCATTCTCAAAGGAG ATGTTTCAACTGATGGTGTGTGGTGCTACATTGTATTGTGGGTTATTCCACAATCTATATTGCTTCCTAGGATGAGTTATTCTTATCTGAAAGACCGTCTTCAGGCAATTTGTCCCCCCTGTGTAGCCTCGTTTTATCTCGTCCAGAAACCCACCACATCTTCTCCTGTTTATCTACTGAAATTCTGTTGCCTCGATCGAAAGGGGTTATTACACG ATGTAACAAAAGTCCTGTGTGAACTTGAACTTACAATTCAAAGGGTGAAAGTGACTACAACTCCTGATGGCAAAGTCTTGGACCTCTTTTTCGTAACAGACAACAT GGAACTTCTACACACAAGAAAGCGACAAAATGAGACATGTGAAAGATTAAATGCTGTTTTGGGAGACTCGTGTATCAAATGTGAACTTCAATTGGCAGGACCAGAATATGAACATAATCAAGGTATCTCTTCTCTGTCGCCTGTGCTAGCCAACGAACTATTTCAATGTGAGTTGTCAGATAACGACGTTCGTTCACAAGCTCTTAGCCCAGATATGAAAAAGTTAAAGAAAGCCAATGCAGCACTAGACAATTCCCTAAGCCAAGCTCATACACTACTTCAAATACAATGTGCTGATCACAAGGGTCTTCTTTATGACATTATGAGAACTTTGAAAGACATGAATTTTAAG ATTTCATATGGTCGATTTTTACCAAATGTCATGGGATATCGCGATTTAGACATATTTATTCAGCAGAAAGATGGGAAAAAGATTTTGGATCCTGAGAAGCAGAATGCGCTATGCTCTCGTTTGAAACTTGAAATGCTACATCCGTTGCGAGTTACGATTGCAGACCGAGGACCAGATACCGAACTATTGGTTGCAAATCCAGTTGAGCTTTCTGGAAACGGAAGACCTCGAGTTTTTTATGATGTTACATTTGCTCTTAAAACACTTGGAATCTGCATTTTCTCG GCTGAAGTAGGAAGGTATTTGGCATCAGAGCATGAATGGGAGGTTTACAGGTTTCTTTTGGATGAGAACTGTGAATTTCAATTAACAGGTGTGGCTGCTAGAAATCAGATTGTAAGTAGAGTTAGGAGAACATTAATGGGTTGGTAA